The following is a genomic window from Corallococcus soli.
CTCGCGGCGGGGCTTCGCGGCGGGCTACGTGATGGACTCGGTGGTGCTGCCGAGCCCCTACGCGGCCGCGTTCGGTGGCTTCATCGCGCTGCCGGCCACGCTCTGGTTCGGCGTGGGCGGCGTGCTCACGTCGCTGTTCAACACCTTCTCCAAGCGCTTCACCCGCGAGCCCGCGCCGGGCGCGGCGGTCCTCCCGGAGGACATGAGCACCATGTCGCTGGTGGGCGGCGGTCTCATCGCCGGCGAGTCGCTCTTCTACCTGTTCCTCGGCCTGTTCGGCCTGCTGGCGCTGCTGAACTGACGGCCCCTGTCATCCCGGCGCACGGCTTGACTTTCCGTGCGTCCGGGAGCACTTCTTGTCCCGTGAGCCTCTTCATCACCACCACCGCGACCACGACCACCACCGCTTCGGCGGGAGTGGGACCGGTGCGCGTGTCGGTGGTCTGACGAGCGCACGGTTTCCCGCCCCGCCGAGTTCCGGCCGGGGCGACCGTGCAAGCACTCACGCCCCGTGTCCGGCCCCGGCTCCCCACCCGACCGACACACGGAGACACGACGATGCTCGACGAACATGACCACCGCGCGCTGGGCCAGCGCCTGGACCTCTTCCACCTGCAGGAAGAGGCCCCGGGCATGGTGTTCTGGCACCCGCGCGGACTGATGCTGTACCGCCTGCTGGAGGAGCACGTCCGCCACCGCATGCGCGACGAGGGCTACCAGGAAGTCCGTACGCCGCAGCTGTTCTCCCAGCCGCTCTGGGAGCAGAGCGGCCACTGGGAGAACTTCCGCGAGAACATGTTCTGCCTGCCCGAGGGCGACCGGTTCCTGGCCCTCAAGCCGGTGAGCTGCCCGGGCCACATCCACCTCGTGCAGCGCATGGCGCCCAGCCACCGCGACCTGCCCCTGCGCCTGGGGGAGTTCGGGCTCGTGCACCGCAGCGAGCCCAGCGGCGCGCTGCATGGGCTGTTCCGCCTGCGCCAGTTCACGCAGGACGACGGCCACATCTTCTGCGCTCCGGAGCAGGTGGAGGCGGAGGTGGTGCGCTACGTGAAGTCGCTCAAGGCGTTCTACGCGGGCTTCGGCTTCGACGCCGTGCAGGTGGCCTTCTCCGGGCGCCCGGCCATGCGCGCCGGCAGCGACGCGCTGTGGGACCAGGCGGAGGCGTGGCTCCAGTCCGCCGCGCGGCAGGCGGGGCTCCAGTTCGAGGAGCAGCCGGGCCAGGGCGCCTTCTACGGGCCCAAGCTGGAGTTCGTGCTCCAGGACCGGCTGGGCCGCGCGTGGCAGTGCGGGACGATCCAACTGGACCTGGTGCTGCCGGAGCGCTTCGACCTGCACTACGTCGACGCGGCCGGCGCACGCATGCGCCCGGTGATGCTTCACCGCGCGCTGTTCGGCAGCCTGGAGCGGTTCATCGGCATCCTGCTGGAGCACCACGGGGGCGCGCTGCCCGCGTGGCTCGCGCCCGAACAGGTGGTGGTGGCCTCCGTGGGCGCGGGGGCCGCCGCGTACGCGGAGCGGCTGGCGTCACGGTTGAGACAGGCGGGCTGTCGCGCGAGGGCGGACGTGCGGGACGAGTCGCTGTCGAAGAAGGTGCTGGGCTCGCACGAGGCCAGCGTGCCCTTCCTCGCGGTGGTGGGTGGCCGCGAGGTGGAGGCGAACAACGTCCGCCTGCGCCAGCGCGACGGCGCCCAGCGCGACCTGCCCTGGGATGAGGCGGTGTCGTGGCTGTCCGCCGCGTGCCAGCCGGCCGTGGCGGGCTGAAGCCCGGCGCGACGCACGATGACGGGCCCGGTGTTCCCCGCCCCGGTGGGGGATGCCGGGCCCTCTTCACCAGCGGCTCACGAATAGATGCTCAGGTGCTCCAGCAGCTCCCCGGGGCGGATCAGCTTGCCGGGGATGGAGGCCACGTCGTCCATGCTGAGGATGCCCACCGCGTGGCGGTCCTCGTCCACGACGACCAGCCGGCGCACGCTCTTCTCCTCCATCAGGAGCTCGCCGGCATCCAGCGTGTCGTCCTTGGAGCAGGTGAAGACGGTGGGCGTCATCGCCTCGCGCACGGGCGTGACGTTGGGGTCCTTGCCCAGCGCCGTGGAGCGCACGGCGATGTCCCGGTCCGTCAGCATGCCCACGAGCCGGCCGTTCTCCGTGACGGGCAGCGCGCCGATGTAGCAGGTGCGCATGCGCTCCGCGGCGGTGCGCAGGCACTCATCCGCGTCGATGGTCTCCACGTCCTTGTGCATCAGTTCCGAAATCCGCATCGGTACCTCCTCCAGAAGGGCGCATCCCCATGCGGAGGTAGAACCCCCATCCCCCCTTGCTTCGTGGCCCGCGCCTTTCCAGGTCCGCACGGTCGTGCGGTGCCCTTCCCGGACGGCGGCCCCCCGCCTGCTCCCCTGCTATACGTTGCGACGGGAATCACGCTGGAGCATCCAAGGCCGTGCCCGGGCAGGCGCCCGGAACCGTGGAGGAGGACCCATGACGGACAAGCTCAATCTTTCCAATGAAGAGTGGCGCAAGCGCCTCACCCCCGAGGAGTTCGACGTGCTGCGCCGCCACGGCACGGAGTACCCGGGGACCGGTTGCTTCCTGGGCACCAAGACGCCGGGGATCTACGTATGCGCCGGCTGCAACAACCCGTTGTTCCAGTCCGGGACGAAGTTCGAGTCCGGCACCGGCTGGCCGTCCTTCACCCAGGCCCTGACCCCGGACTCGCTCACGGAGATCCGCGACGTGTCCCACGGCATGGTGCGCACCGAGGTGCGCTGCGCCCGCTGCGACGGCCACCTGGGCCACGTCTTCCCGGATGGCCCGCCGCCCACCGGACTGCGCTACTGCATGAACTCCGTGGCCATGAAACACGTCCCCGAGGGAAATCCCCTTCCACCCGTCCTCACCTAGGCAACAATCCCTCTCACTCGCGCGCCCCCGGTACCTCCTCCAGGGCTGGGTGCGGAACGTGACCACCCCCCTGAGATTGCTTCACCACGCCAGTCCTCGCGCGGCGTGCGAGCAGCTCGGGTGACTGGAGCAAGCAACCCGTCCCGGGCGGCGAACTCCAGCAAGCGAGGCACGAAGCACTTTCCCTCCGAAGGTGGAACGCGATGAGATGGCAATGGACGTGGTTGCTGGCGGCGATGACCCTCGGGTTGGCCTTGAGCGGGGGAGCCTTCGCCGCGCCGCCAGCCGAAGCTTCACCGCCCGCGATCACCACATGGATCTACCGGAACAAACTGGTCCTGCCCTGGGAGGACTACACCTGGGCGAAGGAACACTCCCTGCGCAACACCAGTCCCGTGGCCTCGGGCACCTACTCCATCTCCGTGAAGATGGGCCCGTGGGAAGCCCTCTACTTCGCCCACCCGGAGCTGACCATCGCGGCCGGCGACACGCTGGTGCTGAAGGTGAACGGGGGCAGGACCGGCGGTAACGCCGCGCTGCGCGTGCGCGCCGTCATCGGGACGCAGCAGCCGGTGGGCGTCCCCCTGGGCCCCACTTGCATGGGCGGGGCCATCCCGGCCAACAAGTGGACGACCTGCCGCGTGCCCCTGTCGAGCCTGGTGCCTGCCGGTTCGACCCGCATCACGGGGCTCTGGATCCAGGAGGACCGCGGCAAGGGCCTGCCGACGCTCTACTTCGACGACATTGGCGTGGAGGCCGCGTCCACGCCGCCTCCGCCGGTGGTGAGCGTCGCCGTCAGCCCGACGGACGTCATCCTGGTCCCCGGGGGAACCCAGGCCTTCAGCGCCACCGTGACGGGGACGCCCAACACGGCGGTGACCTGGTCCGTGCCGCAGGGCCCGGCGGGAGGGACGGTCAGCGCCACCGGCGTCTACACGGCGCCAGCGACGCCGGGCACCTTCAACGTGGTGGCCACCAGCAATGAGGACCCCCGGCAGAAGGCCACGGCCTTCGTGGTGGTGCAGGCGCCCACCAGCCAGGGCAAGTGGGTGTCGGGCTATTACACGGGCTGGAACGCGGATGAGTACCCGCCGGAGAAGGTGGACTTCACCGCGATGACGCACATCTTCGTGGGCCGGGCCATCCCCCGGGCGGATGGGACGCTCAGCACCCAGTTCGACAACGACGAAGGCCCCGCCATCGCGCGGCTCCTGTCGCAGCGCGCTCACGCGGCGGGGCGCAAGGCCGTCATCATGGTGGGCGGCTCCGGCGAACACGACGGCTGGGTGGGCGCGGCCTCCGACGCGAACCGGGCGGCCTTCGTCAGCAACCTGCTCAAGGCCGTGGACGACTTCGGCTACGACGGGCTGGACATCGACTGGGAGCCGGTGGAGGTCGCGGACCGGCCGCAGCTGCTGGCGCTGGTGCGGGCGCTGCGCGCGGCGCGACCGAACATGCTGCTGACCTTCCCCATCCATTGGATCAACACCAACTTCCCCGAGGATGCGGACCCCTGGTACGCGCAGCTCGCGCCCTCATTGGACCAGGTCAATGTCATGACCTACGAGATGATCGGCCCATGGGACGGGTGGCAGTCCTGGCACACCTCCGCGCTCACGGGAGAGGCGGGCATGCGCCCCACGTCCGTGTCCTCCAGCCTGGCGGCGTGGGTGCAAGCGGGCATCCCGAAGGAGAAGCTGGGCATCGGCATCCCGTTCTACGGGCTGGCCTGGCGCAACATCACCGGCCCCTACCAACCCTTCACGGACTGGTCCGACTACGTGGGGGGGGACAACTCCTTCACCTACAAGAAGATCCTCGGCTATGCCCCGCAGGGCACCTACCACTGGGACCCGCAGGCCCAGTCCAGCTACCTCACCTTCGCGCGCGGAAGCGAAGTGGAGGACGGGACGGTGAGGTGGATCTCCTATGACGGCCCGCAGGCCATCGCGGCCAAGGGCGCCTTCGTGAAGGAGCAGGGCTACGGCGGCGCCATCATCTGGACCGTGAACCAGGGCTGCACCGACCCCGTGACGGGCGCCAACCCGCTGCTGGACGCGGTGAAGGGCGCCTTCCTCCAGTAGCGAAGGAAGGCCCCTCCGGGCCCCGCGTCACCCCAGGGTGGCGCGGGCGTTGCGGAACATGCGCATCCAGGGGCCGTCCTCGCCCCACTCCGTCGGGGCCCACGAGTGCTGCACGGTGCGGTGCACGCGCTCCGGGTGCGGCATGGTGACGGTGAAGCGCCCGTCCTTCGTGGTGAGCCCCGCGATGCCCAGCGGCGAGCCGTTGGGGTTGGCCGGGTACTTCGCGGCCACCTGCCCCCGGTTGTCCACCCAGCGCGTCGTCACCAGCCCGGAGCCATCCACGCGCGCGGCCTCCTCCGCGCTGGAGAACTCCGCGCGCCCCTCGCCGTGCGACGCGACGATGAGCATCCGGCTGCCCTCCATGCCCTTGTAGAAGAGCGACGGGGACGGGGCCACCTGCACCGTGCTCAGCCGGGCCTCGAACTGTTCGGACGCGTTGCGCACGAAGCGCGGCCACGCGTCCGCGCCGGGGATGAGCTCCCGCAGCTGCGCGAACATCTGGCAGCCGTTGCACACGCCCAGGCCGAAGCTGTCCGGCCGCGCGAAGAACTGGGAGAAGGCGTCGCGCGTGCGCGGGTTGAAGAGGATGGACTTCGCCCAGCCGCCGCCCGCGCCCAGCACGTCGCCGTAGCTGAAGCCGCCGCACGCCAGGATGCCGCTGAAGTCCTCCAGCGACACGCGGCCCGCCAGCAGGTCGCTCATGTGCACGTCCACCGCGGTGAAGCCCGCGCGGGTGAACGCCGCCGCCATCTCCTGCTGGCTGTTGACGCCCTGCTCGCGCAGGACGGCCACGCGGGGCCGGGCGCCCCTGGCGATGAACGGCGCCGCCACGTCCACCGTCGGGTCGAACGTGAGCACCGGCGACAGGCCCGGGTCCTCCGGGTCGCACTTCGCCGCGTACTCCTCCTCCGCGCAGGTGGGGTTGTCGCGCAGCTTCTGCATCTCGTAGCTGACGCGCGACCAGGTGCGCTTGAGCGCCACGGTGTTCTCGGCGAGCAGCACCCGCGTCCCCTGCCGCACGCGCACCACCTGCGCCTGCGTGGGCCGGCCCAGCTCCTGGACGTGCGCGCCCAGGCCGTGCCGGGCGAGGACTTCCCGCACCGTCGCCACGTCGCCCGCGCGCACCTGCACCACCGCGCCCAGCTCCTCGTTGAAGAGGGCCGCCACGGCGTCGCCGCCCAGCGCCGCCACGTCCACGTCCACGCCGCAGTGGCCCGCGAAGGCCATCTCCGCGAGCGTGGCGAAGAGCCCGCCGTCGGAGCGGTCGTGGTAGGCGAGCAGCAGGCCCGCCGCCTGGAGCTCCTGCACCCCGGCGAAGAAGCCCTTGAGCCGGGCCGGGTCGTCCACATCCGGGCACTCCGGGCCCACCTGCTGGTGGACCTGCGCCAGCACGGACGCGCCCAGGCGCTGCCGGCCCGCCGCCACGTCCACCAGGAGCAGCCGCGTGTCCTCTCCCACGTCCACCAGCTGCGGCGTGAGCGCGCGGCGCGCGTCCAGCACCGGCGCGAACGCGGTGATGACGAGCGACAGGGGCGACGTCACCGCCTTCTTCGCGCCGTCCTCCTGCCACTGCGTGCGCATGGACATGGAGTCCTTGCCCACGGGGATGGCGATGCCCAGCGCGGGGCACAGCTCCATGCCCACCGCGTGCACCGCCGCGTAGAGGTTCGCGTCCTCGCCGGGGCTGCCCGCCGCCGCCATCCAGTTGGCGGACAGCTTCACGTCCGACAGTTTGTCGATGCGCGCCGCCGCCAGGTTCGTCAGCGCCTCGCCCACCGCCATGCGCGCGGAGGCCGCCGCGTCGATGAGCGCCAGCGGCGTGCGCTCGCCCAGCGCCATGGCCTCGCCGGTGGTGGACAGGATGGAGGACAGCGTCACCGCGCAGTCGGCCACCGGCACCTGCCAGGGGCCCACCATCTGGTCGCGCGCGGTGAGGCCTCCCACGGTGCGGTCACCAATGGTGATGAGGAACGACTTGTCCGCCACCGTCGGGTGCGACAGCACCGCGTGCGCCAGGGCCTTGCAGTCCTGGGGCAAGGAGAGCGGCGCGTGCTTCAGCGGCCGGGACACGCCCTCGCGGTGCATGCGCGGCGCCTTGCCGAAGAGCACGTCCATGGGCAGCGCGATGGGCGTGTCCCCCAGCTCGCGGTCGGTGAGCGTGAGCACCTCTTCCTGCGTGGCCTCGCCCAGCACCGCGAAGGGGGCGCGCTCGCGCTCGCACAGGGCCTGGAAGCGCGGCAGGTCCTCCGGCGCCACGCCCAGCACGTAGCGCTCCTGCGCCTCGTTGCACCAGATCTCCACCGGGGACATGCCCGGCTCATCGTTGGGCACCTCGCGCAGCTCCAGCCGGCCGCCCAGGCCGTTGTCGTGCGCCAGCTCCGGCAGCGCGTTGGACAGGCCGCCCGCGCCCACGTCGTGGATGGAGCGCACGGGGTTCGCATCCCCCAGCATCCAGCACTGGTCGATGACCTCCTGACAGCGGCGCTCCATCTCCGCGTTGTCACGCTGCACGGAGGCGAAGTCCAGGTCCGCCGCGCTCG
Proteins encoded in this region:
- the thrS gene encoding threonine--tRNA ligase, whose product is MLDEHDHRALGQRLDLFHLQEEAPGMVFWHPRGLMLYRLLEEHVRHRMRDEGYQEVRTPQLFSQPLWEQSGHWENFRENMFCLPEGDRFLALKPVSCPGHIHLVQRMAPSHRDLPLRLGEFGLVHRSEPSGALHGLFRLRQFTQDDGHIFCAPEQVEAEVVRYVKSLKAFYAGFGFDAVQVAFSGRPAMRAGSDALWDQAEAWLQSAARQAGLQFEEQPGQGAFYGPKLEFVLQDRLGRAWQCGTIQLDLVLPERFDLHYVDAAGARMRPVMLHRALFGSLERFIGILLEHHGGALPAWLAPEQVVVASVGAGAAAYAERLASRLRQAGCRARADVRDESLSKKVLGSHEASVPFLAVVGGREVEANNVRLRQRDGAQRDLPWDEAVSWLSAACQPAVAG
- a CDS encoding CBS domain-containing protein — encoded protein: MRISELMHKDVETIDADECLRTAAERMRTCYIGALPVTENGRLVGMLTDRDIAVRSTALGKDPNVTPVREAMTPTVFTCSKDDTLDAGELLMEEKSVRRLVVVDEDRHAVGILSMDDVASIPGKLIRPGELLEHLSIYS
- a CDS encoding glycoside hydrolase family 18 protein, which gives rise to MRWQWTWLLAAMTLGLALSGGAFAAPPAEASPPAITTWIYRNKLVLPWEDYTWAKEHSLRNTSPVASGTYSISVKMGPWEALYFAHPELTIAAGDTLVLKVNGGRTGGNAALRVRAVIGTQQPVGVPLGPTCMGGAIPANKWTTCRVPLSSLVPAGSTRITGLWIQEDRGKGLPTLYFDDIGVEAASTPPPPVVSVAVSPTDVILVPGGTQAFSATVTGTPNTAVTWSVPQGPAGGTVSATGVYTAPATPGTFNVVATSNEDPRQKATAFVVVQAPTSQGKWVSGYYTGWNADEYPPEKVDFTAMTHIFVGRAIPRADGTLSTQFDNDEGPAIARLLSQRAHAAGRKAVIMVGGSGEHDGWVGAASDANRAAFVSNLLKAVDDFGYDGLDIDWEPVEVADRPQLLALVRALRAARPNMLLTFPIHWINTNFPEDADPWYAQLAPSLDQVNVMTYEMIGPWDGWQSWHTSALTGEAGMRPTSVSSSLAAWVQAGIPKEKLGIGIPFYGLAWRNITGPYQPFTDWSDYVGGDNSFTYKKILGYAPQGTYHWDPQAQSSYLTFARGSEVEDGTVRWISYDGPQAIAAKGAFVKEQGYGGAIIWTVNQGCTDPVTGANPLLDAVKGAFLQ
- the purL gene encoding phosphoribosylformylglycinamidine synthase, which produces MLTLRGAPALSEFRLAKLLVRCRERVPTVATLYSEYVHFADTSAPLTDAEAERLGRLLEYGPRAAKRERTGTLLLVVPRPGTVSPWSTKGTDIAHHCGLSQVRRMERGVAFFLTGPGGRALEAEEAQGVEAVLHDRMTQAVLSRMEDAAVLFQTHAPRPLTRVDVLGGGRAALALANGELGLALAEDEIDYLVERFTALKRNPTDVELMMFAQANSEHCRHKIFNASWTLDGAPRERSLFQAIKNTFAASPGGVLSAYKDNSAVIEGFEVERFFPQGEAREWGAVREPAHIMMKVETHNHPTAISPYPGAATGAGGEIRDEGATGRGAKPKAGLTGFSVSHLRIPGYTQPWEVPYGKPERIVSALDIMLDGPLGGAAFNNEFGRPNLCGYFRSFEQHVPTPTGVEVRGYHKPIMLAGGMGNIRAGHVKKALLRAGDKLIVLGGPAMLIGLGGGAASSMAQGASAADLDFASVQRDNAEMERRCQEVIDQCWMLGDANPVRSIHDVGAGGLSNALPELAHDNGLGGRLELREVPNDEPGMSPVEIWCNEAQERYVLGVAPEDLPRFQALCERERAPFAVLGEATQEEVLTLTDRELGDTPIALPMDVLFGKAPRMHREGVSRPLKHAPLSLPQDCKALAHAVLSHPTVADKSFLITIGDRTVGGLTARDQMVGPWQVPVADCAVTLSSILSTTGEAMALGERTPLALIDAAASARMAVGEALTNLAAARIDKLSDVKLSANWMAAAGSPGEDANLYAAVHAVGMELCPALGIAIPVGKDSMSMRTQWQEDGAKKAVTSPLSLVITAFAPVLDARRALTPQLVDVGEDTRLLLVDVAAGRQRLGASVLAQVHQQVGPECPDVDDPARLKGFFAGVQELQAAGLLLAYHDRSDGGLFATLAEMAFAGHCGVDVDVAALGGDAVAALFNEELGAVVQVRAGDVATVREVLARHGLGAHVQELGRPTQAQVVRVRQGTRVLLAENTVALKRTWSRVSYEMQKLRDNPTCAEEEYAAKCDPEDPGLSPVLTFDPTVDVAAPFIARGARPRVAVLREQGVNSQQEMAAAFTRAGFTAVDVHMSDLLAGRVSLEDFSGILACGGFSYGDVLGAGGGWAKSILFNPRTRDAFSQFFARPDSFGLGVCNGCQMFAQLRELIPGADAWPRFVRNASEQFEARLSTVQVAPSPSLFYKGMEGSRMLIVASHGEGRAEFSSAEEAARVDGSGLVTTRWVDNRGQVAAKYPANPNGSPLGIAGLTTKDGRFTVTMPHPERVHRTVQHSWAPTEWGEDGPWMRMFRNARATLG
- the msrB gene encoding peptide-methionine (R)-S-oxide reductase MsrB yields the protein MTDKLNLSNEEWRKRLTPEEFDVLRRHGTEYPGTGCFLGTKTPGIYVCAGCNNPLFQSGTKFESGTGWPSFTQALTPDSLTEIRDVSHGMVRTEVRCARCDGHLGHVFPDGPPPTGLRYCMNSVAMKHVPEGNPLPPVLT